The Cytophagales bacterium DNA window CATTTACCCTGCTTATAGCCAATTTTTTCAAGTATTTTAAGGAAATCTTTACCATCAGGGAACGCTTTTACAGATTGTGGTAAATAATTATAAGCTAAATTGTTTTTAGAGACCACTTTTCCAACAAGGGGCAGTATATTATTAAAATAAAAATTGTACATCTGCCTGATTGGAAATACCTTTGGTTTAGAAAATTCCAATATTACAGCAGCGCCTCCTGGTTTGGTTACCCTGTACATTTCAGCAAGCCCTTTCTGCAAATCTTCAAAATTCCTTACTCCAAAAGCAACGATAACGGCATCAAAATAATTGCCCTGAAATTGAAGTTTTTCACAATTGCCTGATAATAGTCCGATCTTATCCTGCAGTTTTTTTCTTTCAATTTTTTTTCTACCGATCTCCAGCATTTTTTCGGCAATATCTATCCCCGTTACTTTATCTGGTTTAGTATTCATTGCTTCAATAGCAAAATCTGCCGTGCCGGTTGCTACATCAAGGATTAATTTTGGTTTGAGGGGTTTTAATAATCTAATAGCTCGTTTTCTCCAGTAAATGTCTATGCCA harbors:
- the ubiE gene encoding bifunctional demethylmenaquinone methyltransferase/2-methoxy-6-polyprenyl-1,4-benzoquinol methylase UbiE, which encodes MTKIATMFNNIAPSYDLLNHLLSFGIDIYWRKRAIRLLKPLKPKLILDVATGTADFAIEAMNTKPDKVTGIDIAEKMLEIGRKKIERKKLQDKIGLLSGNCEKLQFQGNYFDAVIVAFGVRNFEDLQKGLAEMYRVTKPGGAAVILEFSKPKVFPIRQMYNFYFNNILPLVGKVVSKNNLAYNYLPQSVKAFPDGKDFLKILEKIGYKQGKCIPLTLGISSIYFAKK